The Dasypus novemcinctus isolate mDasNov1 chromosome 13, mDasNov1.1.hap2, whole genome shotgun sequence genome segment TAGTAGATAAACGAATGTGGTCCCTGCTACCACAGTCGGACTACGTAAAAGCTAAGGAAGCTTCTTCAGAGCGGAAACTCGCGAATCCCGCGGTTTGAGAGAGAGCATGCTCAGGAACAGGGTCTAAATTCAGCCTGATAGCCAAACAACAAACCAAGTTTGTAAAGGTACCCGGAAGGTCTATCTGCGATTGCTTCTTTGAGCATGAGCGGAAGTCACCTTTGCGCAGTCTGCGGAGTTAATGACGTGCCATATTCAAGACAGAGAAATCCATTTCTCCTCTGTTCTTCCCTTTGCACCCACAAGCAGGGTGACAACTTTGTCTTCGCCACAAAAAATAAAGATCACATTCACAAACATTTTAAGGCAGTCCTAGCCCTCATCTTACCAAAGTAAAGATGGCGGCGCCCTGAGAGTAAACTCCTGGCAAACCACTTCCGCGTTTCTTTTGCGCCCTAGTCCAAGATGGCGGACGAGGCCACCCGGCGTGTCGTGTCAGAGATCCCGGTGCTGAAGACTAACGCCGGACCCCGAGATCGGGAGCTATGGGTGCAGCGACTTAAGGAAGAATATCAATCTCTTATCCGGGTCAGTTATGTTTCTGTGGCGGACAGGATCACAAAAGGGTTGGGGTAATCCGGTGTCCTCAGGAATAGGCTCCGTGTGGAAACCGCTTCCGCTTTTGAAGTGTAACtcccaaatatataaaaatagttaTTGTGGGGCTGCGGAGGCTAAGGGGGAATGCTGGGGAGGAGGCATAAGAGACTTGGGTTAGGAGCACCTTAGTGCCAGACCTTCTAGCTTAAAGCAATAATGTTTTTAGGGTTACGTCTCTCCGGAAGGTGACGTGTCTCTCCGGTTCCAGGCGTTTTTCTCCGGGTGCTGGGGAAGGTGGTCTAAAGATTCCCTGGGGCTCTGTGACCCCGTCTGCATCTCTTTGCTTCttacttctttcttcttgaggGAGGAATGCACGTTAGGCCTGACAATCCAGTTAGGTATTAGTTGCGGTATCAAAGAAAAACCTGCTTCGGACAATTTGAAAGAGGCAAGCATGACTTTATTCGTAGCTACTATGGTAGGGAAGAGAGACTAGAACTTAACTCTCGGGAAACAAATGACAGCAAGTTTTTAAAGGGCTTGGGGTGGTTGGAGGATGGTGATGGTGGTTGGGGAGAAGGCGGGGTGTTTGATTTTGAGATGAGTGAGTGATTTACTGAGGTTCCAATTAGGACCAACTGGTCCTGAATGTTTTCCTTTATGGTAATTAGGCTACCTGCTGTCTATTAGAGCccagagggagggaagagggagataAATAACTACCCAGTTAGGAAATTCTCAGGCAGGTGGATAGTGTAAAGGCCTGaatgagaaggaagtcagggcCTGGAGTCGAGGAGAAGACTGTCTAAAGTCTAATCAAGCAGACCATTGTGGCCTTAATTTCCCTTTAGCTTGACTAAACTTTagacattcttttcttttagcttGACTAAACAAGGCATCTTCTCAGCTAATCTCTtctatgagaagagaagaaagtttgTCTTCCATGCAATGGTCCTGTCTACTACAAAGGCAAGCAGCTCTCCTGCTACATGTATTCACTgacaaaaaaacaacattattgtGCATCTTGTATCTAGGGAAGGAATTCAGTGCTGACTAAGGTAGGGTCCACTGACAGACAGAAACAGGTTATTACATAATGTTtaagtaaagagagagagagaaaaataaatggctAGCTGCTTTAAGAGCACAGAGGAGATATACCTAATCCAGCTTGGGCTTGGTCAAGGAagacttcctggaagaggtgatGCTTGAGCTGAGACTTAGAGGGTAAATGTAAGTTAATCTGATGAAACATAAGGGTAAGAGAAGGACATTCGAGACAAAAGAATAACAAGAGAAAATGCATAAAAGCTAGAAACAGCAATATTTGTGTGAAGAAACACGTAGTTTAGAGTCGCTAGAGAGCATCAAATAAGAGGCAGAGAGTGGTAAATAAGGCAGGAGAGGTATGCTTGAGCAGTTGGATTTTCTCTTGTGTACCTTTAAAGGATTTTAAGGTGGGAAATAAAACGGTCTCAGATTGGGGTTTTGATCAATCACAGTGGCAGTAGGAAGGAAAATAGAATCGAGAGGGATAAGATTGAAGAGGTAGGAGACAGGTTGGGAGGCTGTCATTAATccacacaaaagaaaaatgacctaAACTAGGTAGTTGTGAAAATGAAGAGGTAGATTTGAAGTAAATTCAGAAGGTTAAATCAGTAGGGCATCTGTTCTGGGCAAGCACCCTACTTAGCAGTGTGGCTTTGTCTTTATCCTTGCTTATATCAGAAAAGTTGGGTAAATGTTCTAAGATAAAAAGTaatcatgtatttttcttttgagaGGAGAGTGGCTGCCCTTGACCCCTGCTCCCCCCTCAAAGACCTCATTCTCTGCTTTTAGTATGTGGAGAACAACAAGAATGCGGACAATGATTGGTTTCGACTGGAGTCCAACAAGGAAGGGACTCGGTAGGCAGACACTCCTGGGAGGTTTGGGGGTGGGAGTCTAATCTGGTTTGAGTAATTTGGTGTCCCAAAGCCGATTGCCAGAACTTCCCTGTCTTAGGTGTTTCCACTACCATAGTTTCAGAGGTCCCTAAGCCCCATCCCACACTGAGTCCCCCAGGCCAGTGGTCTAAGCCAAGGTGTCATTTGAGTAtgagaaaaatgggcaaattgGACTGAAATTTGGTCTTTGTTACAGGTGGTTTGGAAAATGCTGGTACATCCATGACCTCCTCAAATATGAGTTTGACATTGAGTTTGATGTGAGTGTGAAGGAGTGGGAAATGTGGGGATTGGTAGAAAGGGAGATATTAGGTGATTGCTAACAGCTAACCCCTCTTAGAGGGACCAAAGAGAAGTTTAAAACTGGGatagcaaatgcaatgaatgtaccacactaatgaaagaagttgatgtgggaaaagtagggggtgtggggggtggggcatatgggaaccgcctatattttttaatgtaatattttgtgtcatctatgtatctttaaaaataaaaatgttttttaaaaatctgggacaggagggagcagatgtagctcgagtgGTGGAGCACCTGCATCCTATGTATgaagtcccgggtttgatccccagtacttcctttaaaaaaaagaaaacgcacacatacacaaaattgGAACAGGAAAGCTAAGGTTTGAAGCAAGCATAGATTACAGTTACTCATCTTTATGTCCATAATTCTAGTGTGTACATGTTGCTTCGGGAGTATGCAGAACATTTCAGTACAACCAAGAAATAGATATGCCTGATTAGATTAGTTCCCTTAAATCCTGATTCCCTCTTTTATTAAGATTTCATAATTCCTCCAGATTCCTGTCACATATCCCACCACTGCTCCAGAAATTGCAGTCCCTGAACTGGATGGAAAGACAGCAAAGATGTACAGGTATGACTGAATAGGAGATGGGAAAGGGTCAAAGCAGGCATTAGGGAAGAACTCTGAGAGGCAGAAGATTTTCCCAGAGTTCTGCCGACCTAGAGGGGCATCAGGCCTACATCTCCCACTCCTGGGCAAAATACTTAGCTGATCTTGTTCTCAATTCTAATTACTAGTAGCCTTCTTCTGCTCCCCCATGTAACATACCATGTCAacaccttcctcttctccctctcctaGGGGCGGCAAAATATGCCTGACTGATCACTTCAAGCCTTTGTGGGCCAGGAATGTGCCCAAGTTTGGACTAGCTCATCTCATGGCTCTGGGGGTAAGTTTGGTGTTTTTGGCATATAAGAGGGGGGTGTAGGCCCTGAGCAGTACAAGAAAATTGAGAGTAATAAATAACAGTATTGTCCTTTGAATATGCTCCTCCAGAATCTCTCTCCAGGAAGGAGCTTCTGGTGGGACAAGGAGGTGTGGGTGGTGATAATCTCATAGGGTCTCCTTTGTATTGCAGCTGGGTCCATGGCTGGCAGTGGAAATCCCGGATCTGATTCAGAAAGGCGTGATCCAGCATAAAGAGAAATGCAGCCAATGATGGGTCAAGCCACTGAGGCAGGACAGAGGGACCTTTGATAGGCTAGGTTCATATTTTATAGTGTATCACTTGTTTTACTCATCTAACTTCTTCCCTCCAACCCTCTCTACCCCTAGTTGTTACTAAGTAGCTGCAGCAGGCATTGCTGTGAAATATATGTATTGCTACTAAGTTTCTTAATGAGGCTGAATCAGGGAGAGGAAAGGCCTTGGGCCTTGGAAAACCAAGAGGCAATTTCTGGCCCCTCTCCAGATGGAGCTATGTGAGATCCTGGAGGGATCTGGGTAACTGAAAGTGAGTATATAGCCTTTTTGGTATGTAGAGACAACCCATCAATAAAAGCTGTTTCCTGTGGTGGCCTGTTGTTTTCATTGATGCCTGTTGACAGAAGGTGAGCAGGCTAAGACCCAGACACTTGTACAAGTACACTAGattgggagggaggggggaaatggaGGCCGCTCTGGTCAGGAGCTGGGGAATGAAGGGAAATCTGACTGCCCTCCCTGCTGCTGAGATTTGCCTTTGCCCTTTACCCATGCGCCAAGGCTCCCCCTACTGCTTTGGCCTTAAAGCATGGTTTTGCAGGGCCATCACTCCCGCCCTCCAGGGATCTTCCCAGCCCTATCTTGAGAGCTGGATGCTTCTCTCCTGGTCTGTGGGTTGGATCCAGGCCCTGCAGCTTCCCACACTGGCACCCTTGCTGTCTGGGCAGCCTCTGTGCTGCAAGCCTGGAGGCCATGCTATGACTGTCAGATCTACATTCCTTTGGGCCAGAACGGCGCCTATACCTCAGAGACCTGCTTGGGGCGGTGATTTAAAGACCTTTCTAGGCAGGATTGGGAACTATAGATCCTAAGGTTGTCTGCGTTTCCAAGGTGTCTGTCGCGGAGCCAAGGGGGCGGGTTCACGCGAACGCCAAGGATGCGGGCGGGTGGGTTACGAGTGTGGTTGCGCAGACTCTCTGCGAGGCAGTGAAGCCGGTGGCCGGGCGC includes the following:
- the UFC1 gene encoding ubiquitin-fold modifier-conjugating enzyme 1, whose amino-acid sequence is MADEATRRVVSEIPVLKTNAGPRDRELWVQRLKEEYQSLIRYVENNKNADNDWFRLESNKEGTRWFGKCWYIHDLLKYEFDIEFDIPVTYPTTAPEIAVPELDGKTAKMYRGGKICLTDHFKPLWARNVPKFGLAHLMALGLGPWLAVEIPDLIQKGVIQHKEKCSQ